From Pelmatolapia mariae isolate MD_Pm_ZW linkage group LG1, Pm_UMD_F_2, whole genome shotgun sequence, one genomic window encodes:
- the LOC134626509 gene encoding mortality factor 4-like protein 1: protein MAPKQDPKPKFQEGERVLCFHGPLLYEAKCVKINVKDKQIKYFIHYSGWNKNWDEWVPESRVLKYVDSNLAKQKELQKANQDHYVEGKMRGLAPSKKIAAVQQKNVDLKVKKAKQKTPGPGEGTSSGEMPQGPRKKRARVDPTVESEEMFTNRVEVKVKIPEELKPWLVDDWDLITRQKQLFHLPAKKNVETILEDYANYKKSKGNSDNKEYAVSEVVAGIREYFNVMLGTQLLYKFERPQYAEILAEHADVPMSQVYGAPHLLRLFVRIGAMLAYTPLDEKSLALLLSYLQDFLKYLVKNSSTLFSASDYEVAPPEYHRKAV from the exons ATGGCGCCAAAACAGGACCCTAAACCTAAATTTCAAGAAG GTGAAAGAGTCCTGTGCTTTCACGGGCCATTGCTCTATGAAGCAAAG TGTGTCAAGATCAACGTAAAGGATAAGCAGATTAAATACTTCATTCATTACAGCGGATGGAACAAAAA CTGGGATGAATGGGTTCCTGAAAGCAGAGTTCTCAAATATGTGGACAGCAACCTTGCCAAACAAAAAGAGCTTCAAAAGGCCAATCA gGATCATTATGTTGAGGGAAAGATGAGGGGTTTAGCACCAAGCAAGAAGATTGCTGCTGTGCAGCAGAAAAATGTTGATCT GAAAGtgaaaaaggcaaaacagaAGA CCCCAGGGCCAGGTGAAGGTACCAGCAGCGGCGAGATGCCCCAGGGGCCACGAAAGAAGAGGGCTCGGGTTGATCCCACAGTGGAGAGT gAGGAGATGTTCACCAACCGTGTGGAAGTGAAGGTGAAGATCCCCGAGGAGTTGAAACCCTGGCTGGTGGATGACTGGGACCTCATTACCCGAcagaaacag TTATTTCATCTGCCAGCTAAGAAGAATGTAGAGACCATCTTGGAGGACTATGCAAACTACAAGAAATCAAAAGGAAACTCAGACAATAA GGAATACGCTGTGAGTGAAGTGGTGGCAGGGATCCGGGAGTACTTCAACGTCATGCTGGGCACTCAGCTGCTTTACAAGTTTGAGAGGCCGCAGTACGCCGAGATCCTGGCTGAACACGCGGATGTGCCGATGTCTCAGGTGTATGGAGCACCGCACCTGCTGCGTCTGTTTG TTCGTATTGGAGCCATGCTGGCCTACACTCCCCTGGATGAGAAGAGTCTGGCTCTGTTGCTTAGTTACCTCCAAGATTTCCTCAA GTACCTGGTAAAGAATTCATCGACCCTTTTCAGTGCCAGCGACTATGAGGTCGCACCCCCAGAGTACCACCGCAAAGCTGTGTGA
- the rxfp3.3a1 gene encoding relaxin-3 receptor 1 produces the protein MSEENESFYLNKSVTEMELFQNLVDIDVTADRTPLLRFFICLVYSVVCAAGLIGNLLVLFFIRVKQERKKSRVNFFVFNLAVTDLQFVLTLPFWAVDTALDFSWPFGYAMCKIILSVTVMNMYASVFFLTAMSVTRYWSVASALKNRTVRRSCSVKWVCAIIWTLATLATAPTSIFSTVTSVTGEKLCLLRFPGGQYWLALYHIQKIVVGFVLPMSIVSISYIMLLRFIRKRSMKTSNPKRRSQVTKSITIVVLCFFLCWMPNHAMTLWSVLVKLNAANWDNAYYTVHTYVFPLTVCLAHTNSCLNPIIYCLMRKEFRTKLRGLIHRG, from the coding sequence ATGagtgaagaaaatgaaagcTTTTATTTGAACAAGTCAGTGACCGAGATGGAGCTCTTCCAAAACCTCGTGGACATAGACGTGACCGCAGACCGGACCCCGCTTCTGAGATTCTTCATTTGTCTGGTGTATTCGGTTGTTTGCGCTGCGGGTCTGATCGGCAACCTGCTGGTCCTCTTCTTCATCAGGGTCAAACAAGAAAGGAAGAAGTCCAGAGTGAACTTTTTCGTGTTCAATTTGGCCGTTACGGACCTGCAGTTTGTTCTCACCCTGCCCTTCTGGGCCGTGGACACCGCGCTGGACTTCAGCTGGCCTTTTGGATACGCAATGTGCAAAATCATCCTGTCCGTCACCGTGATGAACATGTACGCCAGCGTGTTTTTCCTCACCGCCATGAGCGTGACCCGCTACTGGTCGGTCGCTTCTGCCTTGAAGAACAGAACCGTGCGGAGGTCGTGCTCCGTCAAATGGGTCTGCGCAATTATTTGGACACTGGCGACTCTGGCGACTGCGCCCACGTCGATTTTCTCAACTGTAACCAGCGTAACTGGAGAAAAACTGTGTCTGCTGAGGTTTCCAGGTGGACAGTACTGGTTAGCACTCTACCACATACAGAAAATCGTCGTAGGCTTTGTTTTGCCTATGTCAATCGTGTCCATCAGCTACATCATGCTGCTGCGCTTCATCCGTAAACGGAGTATGAAAACCAGCAACCCCAAACGCAGATCCCAAGTTACAAAATCTATCACCATCGTCGTGCTGTGCTTCTTTCTTTGCTGGATGCCAAATCATGCCATGACCTTGTGGAGCGTACTGGTCAAACTGAACGCTGCAAACTGGGACAATGCGTATTACACGGTTCATACGTATGTGTTCCCACTGACCGTGTGTCTGGCGCACACCAACAGCTGCCTCAACCCAATCATTTACTGCCTAATGAGAAAGGAGTTTAGGACCAAACTGAGAGGTCTGATACACAGAGGATAG